Proteins from one Poecile atricapillus isolate bPoeAtr1 chromosome 14, bPoeAtr1.hap1, whole genome shotgun sequence genomic window:
- the LOC131584732 gene encoding uncharacterized protein LOC131584732, whose amino-acid sequence MSFSSPVEENTLTVQMDSQCYPDGCQVIPVWKLVAMWPSEKEEEETIILISDDDDDDEVQCPDDDAEGESTQGSSVLLVEPQEKSPLEENKSEEMVDEEGDLVVTYCKQADVMPHARHDCTVHPFQRTESDTSSPLGKNADICDECYCYICDKLAAKCQLWTAPSLCHCNAHNKSNFWKAERNSALAGILATFNLELLELDTELRHGGNLLEKFIKDLSLAYNKYLTGERMCPPGHECFCKPKLPPGQCSVCSSQNLEVVYRYSDVFELVTRFLNQAEQESPKAAAVMLLGAAKQIALHKDPALLRNCQNLGHTASLRIAVPFLFHRITTRLQRMLVLCDFPKILYEKFVDFYHSISLPCHCFAFANSLNVLHWDHVLLTTVLKGQNITGQRRQKGRKMYLWEALPVVEARVEKLLEKKKYREVVRYLRAVKCSENGRLRDLRDLIPFYLCKTGNFLDAAHSLLIPVNSLACCSACRITPCQFKIYLKIFRTGCVPSGNEMLETGPWLTAGSPLRNTVLIKQALKLLYSSEALYRNAKCWSSFIMILGSSNSLEKRGQLLPLSLKEPPLSFQENVLAASANFLKDLKSGVNVSLPSAIFTGELHHEASFILAVQAVQQMLCCDLPHLNSFIELVLAFGKNFWPLRLLLDQLSYEEHILCGTANLLFRDLSREKAMMLRVWENLGPQYVGEFLCLFLTSRHKRMQSVGLLSLNMVLENLHLCPWAKQLCTFFHESGLRQLPFGTTVHHEVSKFVSAFEKL is encoded by the exons atgtctttttcttcccctgttgAGGAAAACACCTTAACAGTGCAAATGGACAGTCAGTGTTACCCTGATGGCTGCCAAGTAATTCCAGTTTGGAAGTTGGTGGCCATGTGGCCatcagaaaaggaagaggaggagaccATAATCCTGAtcagtgatgatgatgatgatgatgaagtgCAGTGCCCAGATGATGATGCTGAAGGGGAGAGCACCCAAGGGAGTTCTGTCCTGCTTGTAGAGCCACAAG AGAAATCTCCCCTGGAAGAGAATAAATCAGAGGAAATGGTGGATGAGGAAGGGGATTTGGTGGTCACCTACTGTAAGCAAGCAGATGTGATGCCTCACGCGAGACACGACTGCACCGTACACCCCTTCCA GAGAACAGAGAGTGATACTTCCTCCCCTCTTGGGAAAAACGCGGATATTTGTGACGAGTGCTACTGCTACATCTGTGACAAACTGGCTGCCAAG TGCCAGCTCTGGACAGCCCCTTCCCTGTGCCACTGCAATGCCCACAACAAAAGCAACTTCTGGAAGGCTGAGAGGAACTctgccctggctgggatccTGGCCACCTtcaacctggagctgctggagctggacacAGAGCTGCGCCACGGGG GAAATCTCCTAGAAAAATTCATCAAGGATCTTTCTCTAGCCTATAACAAGTACCTGACAGGAGAAAGGATGTGTCCCCCAGGACATGAATGTTTCTGCAAACCAAAATTGCCCCCAGGGCAGTGCAGTGTCTGCAGCTCACAGAACCTGGAGGTGGTGTACAG GTACTCTGATGTTTTCGAGCTGGTAACAAGATTTTTAAATCAGGCAGAACAAGAAAgccccaaagctgctgctgtcatgctgctgggagcagctaAACAGATTGCCCTGCACAAAGACCCTGCTCT gcttaGGAACTGCCAGAACCTTGGCCACACTGCTTCCCTAAGGATCGCTGTCCCATTTCTGTTCCATAG GATCACAACCCGGCTGCAGAGGATGCTGGTGTTGTGTGACTTCCCAAAAATTCTCTATGAAAAGTTTGTTGACTTTTATCATTCCATCTCCCTTCCCTGTCACTGCTTTGCCTTCGCAAACAG CTTGAATGTTTTGCACTGGGACCACGTGTTACTGACCACAGTTTTAAAAGGGCAGAACATCACTGGGCAGAGGagacagaaaggaaggaaaatgtacCTGTGGGAGGCACTCCCTGTTGTGGAAGCTCGAGTGGAGAAactgctggagaaaaaaaa GTACAGGGAGGTTGTTCGGTACCTGAGAGCTGTGAAATGCAGTGAAAACGGAAG GCTCCGAGACCTTCGGGACCTGATCCCGTTCTACCTGTGCAAAACTGGGAATTTCCTGGATGCTGCCCATTCCCTGCTGATCCCTGTCAACAGCCTggcctgctgctctgcctgcaggatCACTCCCTGCCAGTTCAAGATCTACCTCAAGATCTTCAGGACAGGCTGTGTTCCCTCtgggaatgagatgctggagaCAGGGCCCTGGCTTACAGCTG GCTCTCCCCTGAGGAACACTGTGCTAATTAAGCAGGCACTCAAACTGCTCTACAGCAGCGAGGCACTCTACAGGAAC gCCAAATGTTGGAGTTCGTTCATCATGATTTTGGGGAGCAGcaattccctggaaaagaggGGGCAGCTGCTTCCCTTATCCCTGAAGGAGCCCCCCCTTAGCTTCCAAGAG AATGTGCTGGCTGCCAGTGCCAACTTCCTGAAGGATCTCAAGTCTGGAGTTAATGTCTCTTTACCATCTGCTATTTTCACTGGTGAG CTGCACCACGAGGCTTCTTTCATCCTGGCAGTGCAAGCAGTGCAGCAGATGCTTTGTTGTGACCTTCCCCACTTGAATTCCTTCATAGAGCTAGTCCTGGCCTTTGGG AAAAACTTCTGGCCTCTGAGGCTGTTGCTGGACCAACTTTCCTATGAGGAGCACATCCTGTGTGGCACTGCCAACCTGCTTTTTAGGGATCTGAGTCGGGAGAAAGCCATGATGCTGAGAGT GTGGGAGAACCTTGGTCCCCAGTACGTGGGGGAGTTCCTGTGCCTGTTCCTGACCTCCAGACACAAGAGGATGCAATCCGTGGGGCTCCTCAGCCTCAACATGGTCCTAGAGAACCTGCACCT ATGTCCCTGGGCAAAGCAGCTCTGCACCTTTTTCCACGAATCA GGGTTGAGGCAGCTCCCCTTTGGCACCACAGTTCACCACGAAGTTTCCAAGTTTGTCAGTGCTTTTGAGAAGCTTTGA
- the GNG13 gene encoding guanine nucleotide-binding protein G(I)/G(S)/G(O) subunit gamma-13 has product MDEWDLPQWKKEVESLKYQLAYKREMSSKTIPEFVKWIEDGIPEDPFLNPELMKNNPWVEKGKCIIL; this is encoded by the exons ATGGACGAGTGGGATCTCCCACAATGGAAAAAAGAGGTGGAAAGCCTCAAGTACCAGCTGGCCTACAAGAGGGAGATGTCCTCCAAGACCATACCTGA GTTTGTGAAGTGGATCGAGGACGGAATTCCCGAAGATCCCTTCCTGAACCCGGAGCTGATGAAGAACAACCCCTGGGTGGAGAAAGGCAAATGCATCATCCTCTGA